In the Malus domestica chromosome 16, GDT2T_hap1 genome, one interval contains:
- the LOC103452941 gene encoding small ribosomal subunit protein eS27y-like, translating into MVLQNDIDLLHPPAELEKRKHKLKRLVQTPNSFFMDVKCQGCFSITTVFSHSQTVVVCGNCQTVLCQPTGGRARLTEGCSFRRKGD; encoded by the exons ATG GTGCTTCAGAACGATATCGACTTGCTTCACCCACCAGCTGAGCTCGAAAAGAGGAAGCACAAGCTCAAGAGGCTTGTGCAGACGCCCAACTCTTTTTTCATG GATGTTAAGTGCCAAGGATGCTTCAGCAT AACAACCGTGTTCAGTCACTCGCAAACAGTTGTGGTGTGTGGGAACTGCCAGACAGTGTTGTGCCAGCCTACTGGAGGCCGAGCCAGGCTCACCGAGGGTTGCTCTTTCAGAAGAAAGGGGGACTGA